A window of Argopecten irradians isolate NY chromosome 14, Ai_NY, whole genome shotgun sequence contains these coding sequences:
- the LOC138307299 gene encoding glutamate receptor U1-like translates to MARFSTFLFTFSTFTLLRSHAQSTEKPSLAIPTYRVTTILHEPYLMTDPQATENSTNYVGIVKDILDRIGVILNVNFDLVHVQDNKFGHRLNGTGDWTGMIGELVRKEADIAAAALTVSAERAKSVQFSQAFATTGISVLLKKPKPHQPSPNSAILPFRPFTVGIWISIIVAYVVVSLALYGICRFNPEESLADSREHNITCCSAFFVTFNMFLLHGHQMTPSSHAGRTLLCFWRIFCLVTIVLYASSLTSILFLKSPDVDEPLPFYTFEQMVKQSKVQYGTTGYGSTRHYFKISSGIIEHQINEYWESHPEVLVSTLEAGVSKVKDGNGDYALVLESEFAYYTAARTCGLAVTGKTHAERSYAFACGPDSNICRKLDHALIEMKETGELLQITDKWMSGPCGRYVELSSPGRYVPPTADEYLDVQHMDTTRFTLPLVAMSCGVVISILVTGIEKRWARSKGITRGTRLPEAEDKQGFSDSNDIDL, encoded by the exons CCATCTCTGGCCATTCCGACTTATAGAGTCACAACTATTCTG CACGAACCTTACCTGATGACGGATCCTCAAGCGACGGAGAATTCCACCAATTACGTTGGCATCGTCAAGGACATTCTGGACAGAATTGGCGTGATACTCAATGTCAACTTCGACTTAGTACATGTGCAAGACAACAAGTTTGGTCATAGACTCAATGGTACCGGTGATTGGACTGGTATGATTGGGGAACTTGTACGTAAA GAAGCCGATATCGCCGCAGCTGCCTTGACAGTATCAGCCGAACGCGCCAAGAGTGTTCAGTTTTCACAGGCGTTTGCAACAACAGGAATAAGCGTCTTGTTGAAGAAGCCAAAACCACATCAACCGTCCCCGAACTCTGCCATACTTCCGTTCCGACCCTTCACAGTGGGGATTTGGATATCAATTATAGTAGCATACGTCGTGGTTTCCTTGGCGCTGTATGGGATTTGCAG GTTCAACCCAGAAGAAAGCCTTGCTGACAGTCGGGAGCATAACATTACGTGTTGTAGCGCTTTCTTCGTGACCttcaatatgtttttattgcatG GTCACCAAATGACCCCTTCCTCACACGCCGGTCGGACCTTGCTGTGTTTCTGGCGCATTTTCTGTTTAGTTACAATCGTATTGTATGCTTCCAGCCTCACGtccattttatttcttaaatctCCGGATGTTGACGAGCCGCTACCATTTTACACCTTTGAACAAATGGTTAAACAATCTAAAGTACAATACGGTACTACTGGGTATGGATCAACAAGACACTACTTCAAGATATCCTCTGGTATAATTGAGCACCAAATAAATGAGTACTGGGAGAGTCACCCTGAGGTTTTAGTGTCGACACTAGAAGCAGGGGTATCTAAGGTCAAGGATGGCAATGGCGACTACGCTCTTGTGTTAGAGAGTGAATTCGCATACTACACGGCGGCGAGAACATGCGGCTTAGCAGTGACCGGCAAAACACACGCGGAACGTTCATATGCTTTTGCTTGTGGACCAGACAGTAACATTTGTCGTAAGCTAGATCATGCTCTGATCGAAATGAAGGAAACCGGAGAGTTGCTACAGATCACAGATAAATGGATGAGTGGACCATGCGGACGCTATGTAGAGCTGTCATCGCCTGGACGCTACGTCCCCCCGACGGCCGACGAGTACCTGGACGTTCAACACATGGATACGACACGATTTACATTGCCATTGGTCGCCATGTCGTGCGGAGTGGTAATAAGCATTCTGGTGACTGGAATAGAGAAACGTTGGGCAAGGTCAAAAGGG ATTACCCGGGGTACTCGTTTGCCTGAGGCAGAAGATAAGCAAGGCTTTAGTGACAGCAACGACATCGATCTGTGA